The following is a genomic window from Aeromonas sp. FDAARGOS 1405.
GTCACGCGGCGGTGGAAGAGAGCTTTATCCACCTCACCAGACTGGCGGATGCGCTTATCTGCGCCGCCCGCGACTGGCTCTACGCCAAGCAGTGCGGCGAGCTGGGCACCCCGATGGACGGCAACGGCAACCCGCAGCCGCTGCTCATTCTCGGCATGGGCAAGCTGGGGGGCGGCGAGCTCAACTTCTCCTCGGACATCGACCTTATCTTCACCTTCCCCGAGAACGGCTACACGGTCGGCGGGCGACGCGAGCTCGCCAACCAGCAATTCTTCATCAAGCTGGGCCAGCGCATCATCAACGCCCTGCACCAGAGCACGGTCGACGGTCAGGTGTTTCGGGTCGATATGCGCTTACGCCCCTTTGGTGACGCGGGGCCGCTGGCCATCTCGTTTGCCGCCATGGAGGATTACTACCAGCACCACGGCCGCAACTGGGAGCGCTACGCCATGGTCAAGGCGCGGGTGCTGGGGCCCCAGTGCGAACATGCGGTGGAGCTGGCCGAGATGCTGCGCCCCTTCGTGTTTCGCCGCTATATCGACTTCGGCGTCATCGACGGCCTGCGCCAGATGAAGGCGATGATCGCCGCCGAGGTGCGCCGCAAGGGGCTGGAGGGCAACATCAAGCTGGGGGCTGGCGGCATTCGCGAGGTGGAGTTCATCGCCCAGGCGCTGCAACTTATTCGCGGCGGGCGTGAGCCGGCGCTGCGGGTGCGCCATCTGCCAGAGGCGCTGGCCGCCATCGCCCAGTGCGGCGCCCTCGAATCCACCCATTGCAACCGCCTGCTGACGGCCTACCGCTTCCTGCGCCGGGTCGAGAACATCTTGCAGGAGATCGGCGATCAGCAGACCCAGACCCTGCCCACCGAGGAGCGGGATCGCCAGCGGCTCGTCGCCGCCCTCGGCTTTGCTGACTGGGGCGCCTTCATGGCTCATCTGGACGAGGAGATGGCGGCCGTCCATCAGGAGTTTGCCGCCGTGGTGGGGGAAGAGAAAGAGGCCCCCGCCCATCTGGAGCAACTCTGGCTCGATCTCTGGCGCACCGAGCTCGACGCCGCCGAGTTGGAGCAGCTGCTGACCGCGCAGGGGGTGGCCGAGCCCGTTCCGCTCTGCGGTGCCCTGCTGCGCTTCAAGGAGGAGTACAAGCGACGTCAGGTAGGGCCGCAGGGGCGCATCGCGCTGGACTGGCTGATGCCGGAGCTGCTGCGACTGGTGGTCGCCAGCGAGCAACCTGCCCGCCTGTTCGAACGGGTGTGCGAACTGCTGACCCGCATCTTCACCCGCAGCGCCTATCTGCAGCTGCTGGCGGAGAACCCGGGCGCCCTGCGCCAGCTGGTGCGGCTGTGCGACGCCAGCCATCTGGTGAGCGAGCAGCTGGCCCGCTACCCCATCCTGCTGGACGAGCTGCTCGATCCCCAGCACCTCTATCACCCCACCCCGCTCGATCAGTACAAACCCCAGCTGCGCCAGTTCCTGCTGCGCATCCCCGAAGAGGATGTGGAGCAGCAGATGGAGGCACTGCGCCAGTTCAAGCAGGTGCAGCTGCTGCGCATCGTGGCGGCCGACATCGCCGGCGCCCTGCCGCTGATGAAGGTGAGCGACCACCTCACCTGGCTGGCGGAGGCGATCACCGAGGAGGTGGTCAATCAGGCATGGGCCCAGATGAGCGAGCGCTACGGGGTACCGCCCGAGGTGGCGGTGAGCGGTCAGCGCGGCTTTGCGGTAGTGGCCTACGGCAAGCTCGGCGGCATCGAGCTCGGTTACGGCTCGGATCTCGATCTGGTGTTCCTGCACGGCGGCGACCCCAACAGCTACACCGACGGGCGCAAACCCATCGACAGCCGCCAGTTCTACCTGCGCCTGGCACAGCGGATCCTGCACCTGTTCAGCACCCGCACCCCCTCCGGCATTCTCTACGAGATCGACATGCGGCTGCGCCCCTCCGGCGACTCCGGCCTGCTGGTCTCGTCCCTCTCGGCCTATGAGCAGTATCAGCAAAACGAGGCCTGGACCTGGGAGCATCAGGCACTGGTGCGGGCCCGCCCCATCTATGGCGATGACGCCATCGTTGCCGAGTTTGCCCGCATCCGCCGCGCCGTGCTGGCCAAGGAGCGCGAACTGCCGACCCTGGCCCGCGAGGTGCGCGAGATGCGCCACAAGATGCGGGATCACCTGCTCAAGGCGGGCGCCGGCGAGTTCGACCTCAAGCAGTCCCCCGGTGGCATGGTGGACATCGAGTTCATCGCCCAGTACCTGGTGCTGGCCCACGCCTGCGGTGAACCCGAGGCGCTCACCCGCTGGTCCGATAACGTGCGCATCTTCGATGAGTGCGTGCTGGCGGGGGTACTCACGCTGGAGCAGGCGGAGGGGCTCAAGCACGCCTATCTGGAAATCCGCAACCTCGGCCATCGCCTCAACCTCTCGGAGATCTCCCGCAAGGTGAGCGACGACCAGTTACTGACCGAACGAGGCCATGTGCTGGCAGTCTGGCAACTGCTGCTGGGGGAGTAATTCCCGCTAGCGGCAATGAAAAAGGGCCCGCACGAGGCGGGCTCTACATGGAGATAAAACGAAAGGCTGGGGCTATTTGAACAAGCCCTTGAGCAGCTGGTCGGCCACCCCTTTG
Proteins encoded in this region:
- the glnE gene encoding bifunctional [glutamate--ammonia ligase]-adenylyl-L-tyrosine phosphorylase/[glutamate--ammonia-ligase] adenylyltransferase, with amino-acid sequence MAQHSPSLSAFSPLLQELAQRHWQRLIELAPDYGTLPESVHQTLLTLLGLSDFVADSLFKQPELLTELLASGELERSERWPTYQHDLAAMLAEVDDEEVLKRILRQFRRSRMLVIAWRELLGHAAVEESFIHLTRLADALICAARDWLYAKQCGELGTPMDGNGNPQPLLILGMGKLGGGELNFSSDIDLIFTFPENGYTVGGRRELANQQFFIKLGQRIINALHQSTVDGQVFRVDMRLRPFGDAGPLAISFAAMEDYYQHHGRNWERYAMVKARVLGPQCEHAVELAEMLRPFVFRRYIDFGVIDGLRQMKAMIAAEVRRKGLEGNIKLGAGGIREVEFIAQALQLIRGGREPALRVRHLPEALAAIAQCGALESTHCNRLLTAYRFLRRVENILQEIGDQQTQTLPTEERDRQRLVAALGFADWGAFMAHLDEEMAAVHQEFAAVVGEEKEAPAHLEQLWLDLWRTELDAAELEQLLTAQGVAEPVPLCGALLRFKEEYKRRQVGPQGRIALDWLMPELLRLVVASEQPARLFERVCELLTRIFTRSAYLQLLAENPGALRQLVRLCDASHLVSEQLARYPILLDELLDPQHLYHPTPLDQYKPQLRQFLLRIPEEDVEQQMEALRQFKQVQLLRIVAADIAGALPLMKVSDHLTWLAEAITEEVVNQAWAQMSERYGVPPEVAVSGQRGFAVVAYGKLGGIELGYGSDLDLVFLHGGDPNSYTDGRKPIDSRQFYLRLAQRILHLFSTRTPSGILYEIDMRLRPSGDSGLLVSSLSAYEQYQQNEAWTWEHQALVRARPIYGDDAIVAEFARIRRAVLAKERELPTLAREVREMRHKMRDHLLKAGAGEFDLKQSPGGMVDIEFIAQYLVLAHACGEPEALTRWSDNVRIFDECVLAGVLTLEQAEGLKHAYLEIRNLGHRLNLSEISRKVSDDQLLTERGHVLAVWQLLLGE